In Pectinophora gossypiella chromosome 8, ilPecGoss1.1, whole genome shotgun sequence, the DNA window AATGCGTATAGATAGTCTATAGGGTTAGTCAGCTGGTGCAGCTGCTAGGACGGCCTCTTAACTGAGACGTGTAGTTACCTGTGCGCGGTGCGGATGCCGCGTGTTCTGCGCGTGCAGTGCAGCCAGCAGGTGCGGCTGCAGCTGTCTCCGCAGCGCTGCTAGGACGGCCTCTTCCCCCGCCCCGGTACAGGCCGCGCCGGTCTCCGCCGCCGCCATGTTAGCTGGTTCTACTGGCTCCGCGCACGCTACGTTGCTGCGACGGGACTCTGCAATGGTTAAATAACATAAGATATTTATCgctgtcaaaaagcaatattgatttcttagttgaattgcttcgatgtggccattttgacccccTAGTATAGCTActcacgtccgatagagcgaagtggaagagaagtacgaagaaggcagaccccaccatcagatgggaataataaatgccaaggagagagagagagagagagagtatagCTACTCACTGTTCCTGGCGTTCCTGGGGTCGTGCCtgggccggcggcggcgcgtgtGTATGGTGTCCCGCCGCATGGCGGTGGGCCGCGGCACGCCGTGCAGCTTGAAGTACAGGCCGCACGCGTTGCACACCATCTCGCCGCGCGCGTCGCGCCGCCAGATGGTGGTGGTGTGCGTGCCGCAGTTGCTGCACGACAGCTCCACTCGCTGCCCCAGCCGGGTGGTGCCCACGCCTTGCGTCGACGACTCCATTGGCTCCTGGTGGATCATATTGGACGATTCTATTACTGatcagtaaaaataaataaaactcgtCCTCTATTCGTTCGGTCTTATCTCTAGAACaagagaataaataaattaatttgtgaaTTGATCATTAAAACATATTAAGTCGAGTGGTTAACACTATGTGATAGTCATTCTGGCAGCGAGGTTTCTGCAATTGCAATTATCCGCAAAATaagtcataatcataatcatttatttgctatTGAGAGTCCTGCATAGGCCGCTGCAAGTGGTAAAATATATCGTAAGAGTAATCCAGGAAGCGCGAGTTAAGGAACCGCGTTGACGCCTCTGCATTGAGGTTAAGAGTGCCCCGCCACAACAAGCGCACTCACGTGGTCGTGCGCGTGGTGCGCGGCGGGCGCGTCGcaggcggcggcgggctgcgcgcgcgccgggAAGCTCTGCTTCCTGCGCGCCgtgcccgccgcgccgccgccgcccccgccgcctcCACCCCCGCCGCGGGCGCTGCCCTGCCACTCGCCGTTCTATGACAAAATATCACATTAGTCACCATCAAACATGCCAGGGGCCCAATAATAAACCCTAACACCAAAGTTGGTGAGGACCGTCGTCgacgaaagaagaagataaagatCTTCGCGTCAAAATTACAGACTATTGGAATTGGGGAACCGTTAGGGTTCCCGAAGGGATCATTGAGACGAATGTTATCAACTTGtgtgatattattataagaataaaaaacttccttccgtcctgttcattaaccatcctccattcataccataaacaacgaaatccccattcattatccttccatagtattctctcttactttctaATAAGCTTTACAAAAACGataatcatcttcctagcgtacGTCCCGATTATTTTCAGGTACACTTAAATTCTTAACCGGAAGACCatatctacacgagctcattccatcATTCACCTTTTATCTTCGGATTTCCAGatgtacggccgggttccatccctatttggtggatatcccaactattcgcacaaagcgcttcgcatcgtccttcagagtggaattctttgccgtcttctgtatttccgaatgcatacaacccgggtgcttttaatgccagagtaaacaggcaccttctgggaaCGAGCTTCATCTTAGGCGTCGTCAATGCctttgggcaagtctggggccaagagcaaacccatcaaaggtaaaaaatatatacagggtgttagtgacatcgtaacgaaaactttgaggggtgattgaggtcatgattctgagatgatatcaagtgcaattttccgtcgcaaaagtatgaaattgaaaataattaaaaaaaaacacaaattttcatgaatattcagactggattccacttgatatcaactcagaatcatggtctgaaccatccccctcagtattcgttacggtgtcactaacacccatacccacttgtatggctaccgtatgtacttgtgcggggtgtaagtgacatcgtaacgaatactgagggggatgattcagctgattattctgagttaatatcaagtggaattttccatcgcaaaagtatagaattgaaaataattaaagaaactaaaaaagatcatgaattttgcgacgaaaaattccacttgatattaactcagaatcatggtctgaatcatcactaacaccctgtatatcaggTGTGGTTGTTTTAACtgacaaaaattataaatattaaatacagcTACGGAAATACTCCTTGTTGTCATTTGTTTTTATCCATACACACTACGCTTTATCTGCCACAATATCTAGTCCTGATCACATGAAGTAAACATCATCAATCAATTCATCAGTCATAAACCGAAAGGTCTTTAACACGGACGTCCTTACTTAAGGTCATAACTAAGAACGCTGAACAAAAACACTATAACACCTTAaggtaatatttaaaaattaaactcACGCGCCGTCTCAAGGAAAAACGTTTTACCTCAAAGGAGAATTAGCATAACGCTTCGTTTTACGGATTATTTATGTCGTTCGTCCTACATTCGCCTCCACCGTTTACACGTAGCACTAACATAGTTATTTGTGCTTCCTAGTAAACCAATAGCACGTAACGTGAGAGCAATAGTGATAGTGCACGAAGTAATATTGTTTCATATGATTAGTGCTCATGACACAAATGGACTCCGAGTATTTCAAAGTATGTCAGTGAGGAAGAATGTATTTAACCTCAGTAAGTagtcactttttttttattttgtttttaaacgaCTTCAAACAAGGAGGAAGGTCTCAATTCGTCggattctttttttatatatgttccTCGATTACTCGAAGACGCCTGGAGCTATTTAGATAAttctaaattataaataatatgccGCAGTTTGACATAGTATGCAGCCGCAATTTTATAGAAAGGCAAAGTCTATGTTACAAAAAAGTGATAATTTGTCTTCTTTAATCTTTTGATGACaacaacgtaacataacataaacagacgaacggacggacaacaaagtgatatgataagggttccgtttttccatTTGAGGTTCGGAATCCTAAAAAtagtgttattatttttttatcgtttgATAACAACAACATTACGTAGCAtctcgcctgtatccccaaaggtgTAGGCATATGTGTATAGCATgttatatacacccactcctcgctagcttgTTTATGTTCCATATCCCTTATCGTTTAATTACATTATCGCACTAGTGCTATTTTAATAGGTACAGTTTATTTCACTTTCACCATATAATTCTAACGTTCAGAAACTAATGAacgataatattaaatattttttagttataataaatatatgatgataaatgataatttaagaggaactcggtggcgcagcggtaaacgcgctcggtttgcgattgttgaagtaaagcaactttcgcaaaggccggtcataggatgggtgaccacaaaaaaaaaagttttcatctcgagctcctccgtgcttcggaaggcacgttaagccgttggtcccggctgcattagcagtcgttaataaccatcaatccgcactgggcccgcgtgatggtttaaggcccgatctccctatccatccatagggaaggcccgtgctccagcagtggggacgttaatgggctggtgatgatgatcatttaataatatgaaaataattatttttgttaacaaattgacattataaatacataattgtattcagttttgtatatatttaatatGAGGCTCCTTGGCCCTTACCGTTAGTGCGTCTCTTTCTGCCGCGCGCTGTGCCAATTCAACCAGTGATaatagaaaaagaaagagaattcGCGCGCCCCGAGCCATGGTCtccttttttttacaaatattttacaacTTTTCCTCACAAGTATGTTGAAATATGTTGTATGAAACGCGTGAGCGTTGGTCATCTCGCTCGGGCTAAAATCCAGGGTCGATTGTTATGACCAACATAGCTTACATGTATCATAAAATTACTAATAATGTACTATTATGTAGCTTCTACAGCACAcgacagtctccgtggtctagtggttagagcgttacaatatggagatccgggttcgaattccgatgaGGACacttgtcgaaatcactttgtgagtttgttctttgtttggtaaggactttgcaggcttgaaccatctgattgtccgaaaaagtaagatgattccgtggttcggagggcacgttaagccgttggtcccgtgtATAAGCGGTAAAACGCAGTGacgcagtgtggtggagtatgctccattccccaatccggttgattgaggggagatctgtgcccagcagtgggacgtgtaaatgctgtttatgtatttagcATTTAACTTTAGACTTGTAGCACTTTAGTAAttaacatttcataatttattgaggagctcggtggcgcagcggtaaacgcgctcggtctgcgattgttgaagtaaagcaactttcgcaaaggccggtcataggatgggtgaccacaaaaaaaaaaagttttcatctcgagctcctccgtgcttcggaaggcacgttaagccattggtcccggctgcattagcagtcgttaataaccatcaatccgcactgggcccgcgtgatggtttaaggcccgatctccctatccatccatagggaaggcccgtgccccagcagtggggacgttaatgggctgatgatgatgaatttattgTCGGCCTAGGAAACTAGCCAATTGTTGTCAACAAAACGCTTCACAATGATTGATTGGTTATTTGTGTCACTTCTATAGCACTTAACATTAGCATTTCTATGTGCAAGACATAAAGAGGTTTATTTATATCTACATGCTTTTATTCGCCGGAGTCACGAACTAGATGCGAAATAATCAATTGTACTGTGGATAATAGCTAAGACCGCGCACATGCATGAAGTGTCTTCTAGTAACGGCTATtggtaatataattaaaacacataataacgggttcttaccgcgtttaaagcagggatatgagactcccgatatttttaaactttcaatagggttcaaattatcgagcatgtggaatccgGTGGTAGGTGTcgtaaaaagcttaaaacggcctaatgtggtgacaaaacgtgaggacacagtgagtgcggtatgtcgtagtgagtttggtgcgagttcagatggttccgaacattccgatatcaaatacataaacaagcggcaaagaaagagggtagacagatatgtctgcccgtagaaaattatggacctacctactccactcaccatacttgcaacagtgtcgaaatatcgggagtctgatatccctgctttaaacgcggtaagaacccgtcattatgtgttttaattatgataatggtgctaattcctgtaaaaaccatctaattttattttaagttatatctgtcattttcttatccgccgaaaaggaaagggacgggtaatcgacaagcataaaatttatggaacacacgtcaattttaagcacaaatctaaaccaaccgtctaaaaattttacatccgtcaataacccgacacagttaagtagacagcacgtcaaacagattacataccagcgacgtaccttttgattcgcccgggttattcattcatttactcattctttctaaaattaagagctgtgaatcatccgtccctttccttttcgacggatatgaaaatgacggatataacttaaaataaaattaggcggtgtctgcaggaatcggggccaataaccgcgtaaacttaaaataatggtAATATGTTTAGtaaacatatcatcatcatcattggccacaacatCTTGACGGATGATGGTAATAGTGGCTGTGTAGCTGTCACGTTTTGCTGCAGGATCTCTAGTGGCTTATCATGCCAATAACAGCACGGCATATTTTGCCACACTCTACACAAATAAAAAGTGAGTCGGGGGTAAACACATAGACCTTCTATAACAAATAGGCAATCAAATTTTGAAAAAGTGTCCGTGGCGTATCTTGTTACAAGCGACGCCGTATtacactttatttgaacagccataacaccttaatttgagggaacgaacttatactatgtacataacttaatgtacaCTGTTCGGACGCTTTTttagaaaattgttttttaaaaactcaTCAACGAaagtgagtctatttgtttcaacgatgtgccggatcgttaaaaatgtatatccgcggatacagATCTGAATACGggtatttagtgtaaagatccgcggatacggattcggatcttaattttcttattcgatattattcgattggtgtcggcgcccgcgaccttgaaacgatagtagacgtcttcgctcgccgcaacgtcaggcaggacacgttttaacttgcgtagtacttttgttttggttatggtaaaacaatctgaatggaactttatagttttttatttaataattctacttaatcacctgaaaaagatccgtaaaagatccgcgtgaaaagtaacggacatggatacggatacggatttttcttttaactcggatatccgcggatacggatacggatattcggaacatcactaatttgTTTATGGAATGTAAGTGagcaaatatttaaaagtaggtaaCGATTTCTATAAGTATGTGAATTATTTTACCtagtaaggcccggatttctaGTCACTCACACAATAGTTAAGCAATAGAACTCTCTAATccgagaaagcaatattgctatttgacatttgtttgctttgcgcacttttatatacgcacatgtcaaattgcaacattacttttttagatgaattgcttcgatgtgcccttTTAAACCCCCCAGTTGTGCTTcacttgtcacttttgtaattgtttttaatgttgtgtttatatgtgcaatagagcgtttttaaagaaaaggttaacgtcgtgtgttATAGGgatcaggtccccgataccgaccccgccggcgtggttgatgatttccctcattcagcgcttatcgctatcgacccactagggtcgattaattctttcaaatatttttcctctcagacgacgccctgagccgaggttcgcgcccaactgggcaccctcaggcctgttgtcttaaacgttgtaccgggtgagagccttcagcgctccccatttgaacggccaagtagttaatgccatctgcggcaaatctacaataagtcacgtcaaaaaaaaatgtgttatagggaagtcaaggaattggcctttgatagactggaatggaaaatgctacaccgataagagcgtggctctgaaattgaTGATTAGGCATTGTATAAACAAAAGAAGGATTACAATTCATTACTGACCGGCGAGACGGCGCCATTTGGCTGCAAGGAAGAAGGGAGCGGGGACGTGGAGGCACGTAGTGGAGACACTGTCATGCCCAGGTGCTTGCTGTTGATCAGCCGTCTGAGGAGCTGCGTCGCTTCTCCGCCGCGACCTggaaacatacacacacacataaactcatgctTATCTCccagcggggtaagcagagcctatagaattcgatcctgacatattaCCATATAAACATTCCGTACTTTCTTTATTGTCCagtaaatcatcatctccctagtgttatcACGATTCTCACAATACCTGGTAACCTTACATGAACACTTGAAGAGGTGTTCTTTACATAAACGACTGTCAATCTGTCAATAACCATTTTCAACCCCCAGGGAAAACTACAGAGAGAAGAGAGAggctttgaaatgtggtgttggaccCCTCCAATAgtaagaataagttggacaaaaataattactaacaaGGAAATGCTAGACAGAGTTGGGAAAAGAAGACAAATATTGAAAGTTATCGAGGACAGAAGAGGATTGGAATTAGTTTTGTCATACGTccccagcgggattcgaacccgggacatccggatcgtgagcccaaccgtCAACTACTGAACCACGAAGGCAGTTTACCTGCTCATAGCCTACACTATaactgaatgaatgaatgaagttTCCTCTCAGGCCCTCAGTCTCAGTAAAAGCTTTTAGCTTTGTCCTACTACTACAGGGGCCAtatcaaagtaattcatctaaaacggcaatatagctatttgatatttcttgacattgcgcaaTTGATTTGATATGCGCAAAcgccaaattgcaatattgttttttagatgaattgcttacaagtggcctttttaaccccccacatCATTTTATGGAGAAGTAATGCTAGGGCTTAGTTGTTGCAGATGTTGCCTTTCATTATTTTCCTCTCCTACCGCATCTACGTAATATATACGTAAATCATCAGGAATTATAACCGATAAGAAACAACTGTACATAGCGTGTTCTTAAAAGTTTTCGatttcatcataataatattttaagagtttttttttttactatttgcgtttgaccacagtcTCAACTGCAGGTAAGTGAAGATAAGTAAGTTAGGGTGGAACacgtttacctagcaaatgGTTCACTCTAGTGTTGCATAGGCAACACCACTATTGAtagttgaaaaaaataatcaataatttCGATAGTCTTACCGATAGTATCTGAGTAGTGCCCCCgtcaagacgagcaaagcgaagcgaaAGGGCCCCTGAAGTTTCCTCGAAACGTTTCGACGATTTgattttttgaaccctcataactctggtttggattataccagatatacataacataacataaatagcctatatacgtcccactgctgggcacaggcctcctctcaatcaaccggagagggcatggagcatactccaccacgctgcttcactgcggtttggtggaggtgtatttacggctaatagccgggaccaacggcttaacgtgccctccgaagcacggaatcaacttactttttcggacaatcaggtgattcaagcctgaaaagtccttaccaaacaaaggacagtctcacaaagtgatttcgacaatgtccccatcgggaatcgaacccggacctccagatcgtgagcctaacgctctaaccactagaccacggagggtgtTATACCAGATATACACAAACAAAAACAGATATTTTATCTAATATGTGGTTTGTAatttagggtttgtatagttagggcgtgtagagttagaagcttggctctacatgatatgtgataactttttgacattgcgatcgatattgTCTCGTCTTGACAACATTTTACATGTTTTTGTTGGGTAGATCAGTTTCAAGGTCATATATCGATATATCGGCGACGCTAATTCAATCTAGCCTTAAAAATTCCAAGATCATAATGGTTTGGAATCACAGACTACGGCAAGCTGTGCCAGTCCATCGCTGTTATGATtcgcgagagagagagagagtttacCGTTTTGCCGATGTAATGCTTGCCAGAGGGATTCCTTATCAGTTTCATTTTCTTGTGTTGGCTGCGGCGATGACTGCGCTGACCTCGCCGATTGTGTTTCCTCAGGGTCGTCCTGTAAATTAGTTTGaagaattattatttagtttatcttcaggttaggtaaccggcccttgtgaaaaacggagtGACGATAATTATAGGATGGTGATAATGTTGTATGTTCTAGCAGCGTGCGTGAAGAAGAATTAAATAACACCGCCTCTTGTGCTTCTTTGGTCCATTTGTAATTGTCCTATGTTGTGTTACGTGCAACAAAGCCGTCGTAGCCCAGTGGGTAGAATGCTTGACGCTCACTCTGAGGTCGCAGCCTTGAACCCCAGGATAggtaggcctaaaccaataatttgtttttgaattcatgtttggatcataaatgattatcacgggtTCAGCGGCGAAGgcaaacatcgtgaagaaacccacattcccgagaaatgcatttcggaagtTTGTGACcaaacctatattgggctgattttcccttcgcgggtcggatgGTCAGACAGGTACTCGCTacagtaaaaaaccggacctgtcaaaacttcaggttaggtaaccggtccctgtgaaaaataaagaataaaataaaaccctcACCTGAGACATCTGTGATATATCCATCTGCAGCCTGTCAGGATCGGACCCACTACTGCTTTGACTGCAGTCTTCATATATCGAGGAGTTTTCTTTAGCCTTCGTTTTACTGACCGCTTGGCTCACGTGTTGTTTGTATTCATCAGCAAAATTGGTCTTCTTCGCCAACGTCCGGTGGTAGAACACCGACTCGCGCTCCACTTGCTCGTTCTGATCGACAGGTTCATTTTTAACCGACCCATAAAGCGACAGGTCCATTTCTTTGTCATGGTCGTCGTTGCTCCCCGGACTAGGCGGGTTTTGTGACGCGTTGTATGCATTATATTTATCATCGGGGTACTCGTGGGTGTAGACGTCGACGTTGGGCGCGTGCGTCCTGTCGATGACGCTCGTGTAGTTCTGCGGGAACTTCTGAGACTCCTCGTTCTCCCGCTGCGCGACCGCGACCGCCTTGCTGATGATGTCGATGACGGCGTTACAGTGCATCACCTCGCGCGCGCGCTCCGCCGGCGGCAGCCCCGGCACGCTGTTGAACACTATGTGAGGGTCCTCCTCCGTCTTCACCGCGTACTTGTTGCGGTCGTAGTTCTTTATCTGCAGCAGTGTGACCGCCGCCTGCCGACTCTCCAGGTTCTTCATCTCCTCCGTGGAGTCCGGCGAGCCGACCtcgtatttaattttctgaTCGTACTCATCGTTGAGCGGCCTAATTATTTCCTCCAGCTTGGTCGCCGTTATATTCAGGATCTcctaaaaataaaagcaaattgTTTGAACAACCGACCGCCTGTATAAGTTGCATGATAACTCATATAAACATTAACCAATGAGGCGCCTCTTCATTTTGTGTCACTCCTGATATCATTCGGCTTTGATAAGATAAAACATATTATACTCAAAGGCGTTCTAGCAGTATCTTTTGTAAAACAAGAGGAAAATGAGTCTAGCGCGCGTATTCGATGTGAGTGGAGCCCTGTGCGCGTAGTGGTTTAGAAGCCCGTGTTTGTGGACGTTAGATATTAGCAGTTATGTAAGTAATGGTGTTTCTTTGTTGTAGGTGTTAGTAATACTATGCGTCCTAGTTGCTTCGAGCCGCGCTCTCGAGGGCAACGCTACAAGCAGTGCTTGTGACATTGTGGAGGAAGAAACGATAGTAACGATCAACTGCACGCGA includes these proteins:
- the LOC126368878 gene encoding uncharacterized protein LOC126368878, whose product is MCNLPPKFHSVCRLCLSFCGDNCSDVKLPIFDRDKDKSQLSEMIMTYLSIVVSPADLLPQVVCGSCAHKLDEFHTFRELSHKSERLLEQFLQYADSLSGPKEEILNITATKLEEIIRPLNDEYDQKIKYEVGSPDSTEEMKNLESRQAAVTLLQIKNYDRNKYAVKTEEDPHIVFNSVPGLPPAERAREVMHCNAVIDIISKAVAVAQRENEESQKFPQNYTSVIDRTHAPNVDVYTHEYPDDKYNAYNASQNPPSPGSNDDHDKEMDLSLYGSVKNEPVDQNEQVERESVFYHRTLAKKTNFADEYKQHVSQAVSKTKAKENSSIYEDCSQSSSGSDPDRLQMDISQMSQDDPEETQSARSAQSSPQPTQENETDKESLWQALHRQNGRGGEATQLLRRLINSKHLGMTVSPLRASTSPLPSSLQPNGAVSPNGEWQGSARGGGGGGGGGGGAAGTARRKQSFPARAQPAAACDAPAAHHAHDHEPMESSTQGVGTTRLGQRVELSCSNCGTHTTTIWRRDARGEMVCNACGLYFKLHGVPRPTAMRRDTIHTRRRRPRHDPRNARNKSRRSNVACAEPVEPANMAAAETGAACTGAGEEAVLAALRRQLQPHLLAALHAQNTRHPHRAQAPEYDEAPLNLVASHVAAEETH